A portion of the Adhaeribacter radiodurans genome contains these proteins:
- a CDS encoding ABC transporter ATP-binding protein: MQIKLTKLGKRYNYDWIFRHLNYEFESDKAYAILGYNGSGKSTFINTLSGNLVPSEGLIEYHVHSKKVPVEEVYRYLSFSAPYLELVEELTLIELIHFHTRFKPLRDLTPQQLIERMYLEKARYKFVKDFSSGMKQRLKLGLAIYTDAPLLLLDEPTTNLDQAGINWYLDHVSQNQAGRLVVVCSNIAHEYQFCDETLDITEFHFPK, from the coding sequence ATGCAGATTAAGCTTACCAAGCTCGGTAAACGCTACAATTACGATTGGATTTTTCGCCATTTAAATTACGAATTTGAATCGGATAAGGCTTACGCCATTTTAGGCTACAACGGCTCTGGTAAATCAACTTTTATCAATACTTTATCGGGTAACCTGGTTCCCAGCGAGGGTTTAATTGAGTACCATGTGCATTCAAAAAAAGTACCGGTAGAAGAAGTTTACCGCTATCTTTCTTTTTCGGCGCCTTACCTGGAGCTGGTGGAAGAATTAACTTTAATTGAGCTAATACACTTTCATACCCGCTTTAAACCACTACGCGATCTTACGCCCCAACAGCTAATTGAGCGAATGTACCTGGAAAAAGCCCGCTATAAATTCGTGAAAGATTTTTCGTCGGGCATGAAACAGCGGCTTAAGTTAGGCTTGGCCATTTATACCGACGCTCCTCTCCTGCTCCTCGATGAGCCTACTACAAATTTAGACCAGGCAGGTATTAACTGGTACCTGGATCATGTGAGCCAGAATCAGGCAGGCCGCTTAGTAGTAGTATGTTCCAACATTGCACACGAATACCAGTTCTGCGACGAAACATTAGATATTACAGAATTTCATTTCCCGAAGTAG
- the lpxA gene encoding acyl-ACP--UDP-N-acetylglucosamine O-acyltransferase, with protein MNQPLAYIHPEAKIAQNVVVEPFSTIYKNVEIGEGTWVGPNVTIMEGARIGKNCKLYPGCVISAAPQDLKYKGEASTVYIGDNSVIRECVTINRGTAMDKNTTNIGNNCLIMAYVHIAHDCIIANNVIVVNSVQLAGHIEIQDYAIIGGTTAVQQFVKIGAHAMIGGGSLVRKDVPPFVKAAREPLTYAGVNSIGLRRRGFSNEKINEIQEIYRTLFLSGLNHSKALDKIELEMLPSDERDEIVNFFRTSERGVIRGYLSKDAD; from the coding sequence ATGAATCAACCTTTAGCCTATATTCATCCGGAAGCCAAAATTGCCCAGAATGTAGTAGTCGAGCCTTTTTCTACCATTTATAAGAATGTCGAAATCGGCGAAGGCACGTGGGTAGGCCCTAATGTAACCATTATGGAAGGAGCCCGCATTGGTAAAAACTGCAAGTTGTATCCTGGCTGCGTTATTTCGGCGGCACCTCAAGATTTAAAATACAAAGGTGAGGCCAGTACGGTTTATATTGGTGATAATAGCGTAATCCGGGAGTGCGTAACCATTAACCGGGGCACGGCAATGGATAAAAACACCACCAATATTGGCAATAATTGCTTAATTATGGCCTACGTGCACATTGCCCACGACTGCATTATTGCTAATAATGTGATTGTGGTAAATTCTGTGCAATTGGCCGGTCACATCGAAATTCAGGATTACGCGATAATTGGAGGTACTACCGCTGTACAGCAATTCGTAAAAATTGGTGCCCACGCTATGATTGGCGGAGGTTCGTTGGTGCGCAAAGATGTGCCGCCCTTTGTGAAGGCTGCTCGGGAGCCGCTTACCTATGCCGGAGTGAACTCTATTGGTTTACGCCGCCGGGGTTTCTCCAACGAAAAAATCAACGAAATTCAGGAAATATACCGGACCTTGTTTTTAAGTGGCTTAAATCACAGCAAAGCCTTAGATAAAATTGAATTGGAAATGCTACCCAGCGACGAACGCGACGAAATTGTTAATTTCTTCCGGACGTCGGAGCGGGGAGTAATCCGGGGTTATTTATCAAAAGATGCAGATTAA